From Triticum aestivum cultivar Chinese Spring chromosome 4A, IWGSC CS RefSeq v2.1, whole genome shotgun sequence, a single genomic window includes:
- the LOC123085134 gene encoding glutamine synthetase cytosolic isozyme 1-2 codes for MASLADLVNLDLSDCTDKIIVEYLWIGGSGIDIRSKARTVNGPITDASQLPKWNYDGSSTGQAPGEDSEVILYPQAIFKDPFRRGDNLLVMCDCYTPQGVPIPTNKRHNAAKIFNTPKVAAEETWYGIEQEYTLLQKDVNWPLGWPIGGYPGPQGPYYCAAGADKAFGRDIVDAHYKACLYAGINISGINGEVMPGQWEFQVGPSVGIAASDQLWVARYILERITEVAGVVLSLDPKPIPGDWNGAGAHTNYSTKSMREAGGYGVIKTAIEKLGKRHAQHIAAYGEGNERRLTGHHETADINTFKWGVADRGASIRVGRDTEKDGKGYFEDRRPASNMDPYVVTSMIAETTLLL; via the exons ATGGCCAGCCTCGCCGACCTCGTCAACCTCGACCTCAGCGACTGCACCGACAAGATCATCGTCGAGTACCTCTG GATTGGAGGATCCGGTATCGACATCAGGAGCAAAGCAAGG ACGGTGAACGGCCCCATCACGGACGCGAGCCAGCTGCCCAAGTGGAACTACGACGGCTCCAGCACCGGCCAGGCTCCCGGAGAGGACAGCGAAGTCATCCTCTA CCCCCAGGCCATTTTCAAGGACCCGTTCAGGAGGGGCGACAACCTCCTT GTTATGTGTGACTGCTACACACCACAAGGTGTGCCAATCCCCACCAACAAGAGGCACAATGCCGCCAAGATCTTCAACACCCCCAAGGTTGCAGCTGAGGAGACATG GTATGGAATTGAGCAGGAGTACACTCTCCTCCAGAAGGACGTGAACTGGCCTCTTGGCTGGCCCATTGGTGGCTACCCTGGTCCTCAG GGACCATACTACTGCGCCGCCGGCGCCGACAAGGCGTTCGGGCGTGACATCGTGGACGCCCACTACAAGGCGTGCCTCTACGCCGGGATCAACATCAGCGGCATCAACGGGGAGGTCATGCCCGGCCAG TGGGAGTTCCAAGTCGGGCCGTCCGTCGGGATCGCCGCCTCAGACCAGCTGTGGGTGGCGCGCTACATCCTCGAG AGGATCACGGAGGTTGCCGGGGTGGTGCTGTCCCTGGACCCGAAGCCGATCCCGGGCGACTGGAACGGCGCCGGCGCGCACACCAACTACAGCACCAAGTCGATGCGGGAGGCCGGCGGGTACGGCGTGATCAAGACGGCCATCGAGAAGCTGGGCAAGCGGCACGCGCAGCACATCGCCGCCTACGGCGAGGGCAACGAGCGCCGCCTCACGGGCCACCACGAGACCGCCGACATCAACACCTTCAAGTGGGGCGTGGCGGACCGCGGCGCGTCCATCCGCGTGGGCCGCGACACGGAGAAGGACGGCAAGGGCTACTTCGAGGACCGCAGGCCGGCCTCCAACATGGACCCGTACGTCGTCACCTCCATGATCGCCGAGACCACCCTCCTCCTCTGA